The following nucleotide sequence is from Futiania mangrovi.
CGGGAAGGGTTACCCCCTCCCCGGCCCTTTTCCCTTGCCGCCAGCCCTTCGGCAGGCTCCGCGCGCAGGTGCGAAAAAGGGCCCGCCCGCTGATGTGCGGACGGGCCCTCCGGTGCCGTGAGGCCAAGGCCTGGCGGCGTGCCTACATCTCGCGGAAGGCGCGCTGCAGGATGTGGCGAACCGGGTCGAGAAGATAGTCGAGGGCAGTCCGCTCCTGCGCCGCGACGACGATTTCCGCAGGCATCCCGGCCACGAGCTGTGCATCCTGCAGGCCCGCAAGCTCTTCGTCCGGCACGGCGATACGGGCGACGTAGTAGCTGACGCCCGTCTGCTGGTCCGTCACGATGTCGGGCGCAACCTGCACCACCGTGCCGTCGAGCGGCGGCGTCATGCGCTGGTCGAACGCCGTGATGCGGATCTGCGCCGGCAATCCGGCGTGCACGATGTCGATGTCCGTCGGGCGGATGCGTGCCTCGATGGTAAGGTCGTCCTCGGCGGGCGCAATGTCCATCAGCGGCTCTCCGGGCGAGACCACGCCGCCCACGGTGTTGACGGCGCTGCGCAGGACCGTTCCGTCGATGGGCGCGCGGATCACCAGCCGCTCGTAGACGTCGCGGGCCGACTTCAGCCGCTGCTCCAGGTCGACGAGGCGGTCCTGCGTCTCGCGCAGTTCCTCGAGCACCCGGCGGCGATAGTCCTCGCGCACCTGGATCATCTGGATGCGGGCCTCGCCAATCGCGACCTTCGCCTGCGAGATGCGTGCGATGCGGGACCCCCGCTGGCCTTCGAGTTCGGCGACGGCGCGTTCCAGCGCAAGAACGCGCGTGCGGTTCGTGTGGCCGGCGGCGAGCAGTTTCTGCAGGCCCTCGAGCTCCTCGCGGATGATCCGCGTCTGCTCCTCGGCGGCCTGCTGCTCGGCGCGCGTTCCCTCGATCTGCTGCTCGTACTGCTCGATCCGGCTTTCCAGAATGTCGATCTGGCCGCCCAGTTGTTCGTTGCGGGCGGAGAAGAGAGACATTTGCGAGGCCATGGCCGCCTGGGCGCGGGGGTTCCCGGCCTCCGCGGCCTCGCCGACCTCGAGCGGAATCTCGAGCGTATCGGCCCCATCGCGCTCGGCGAGGAGACGGGCTTCCGCCGCCCGCTCGGCCATCACCTGGGCCTCGAGAAGTTCCATCGTCGCGCGCGCGCGCGTGTCCTCGAGCGTGAAAAGGACATCGCCTGCCTTCACGCTGTCGCCTTCCTGAACGCGGATCTCGGCGACGATGCCGCCCTCGAGGTGCTTCACCGTCTTGCGCTTGGTGGCCGAGGTGACCATGCCCTGCGCGATGGCGCCGGCAGCAAGCTGCGCCGTCCCGGCCCAGGCTGTGAAACCGCCGAGGCCCAGCGCCACGACAAGCACGCCGGCAGCTGCCGTGGGCCAGGGATCGACGGGCACCTTGCGGACCGACTTCGCGCCGGCAGCCTTGCGCTCATCCTCGCCCGCACGTCCGGAGAACAGGCCCGACAGCCCGGTCGTGCCCAACAGGGAGCGCAACCGCGCCGGGTCCACCCGCCCGAGGCGGGTCTTGAGCCAGGCCGCGATGTCCGTTTGCTTAGCCATTGACCGCCTCCTTGAAGTGTTCCAGGACGCGCCGCGCGCGTCCGGGCGCCTCGCGGGCCGCCGCATCGTGATCGTCCGTTGCAGCCTGGTTCGCTGCGCCGCCGCCCGCGCCCGGTGCGCCTCCGCCCCCATGCGGATCGTTCGCGGCCGATGCTTCGTCACCGGCCTGATCGTCTCCCGGCTGGGTCGTGATCTGGTGCGATGGCTTGAAGAACGGGAGCGGCTGGGCCGTGCGGTTGAGGATCTCGTCGCGGGGGCCGAGCGCGCTCACCATGCCGTCGCGCAGGACGAGGATGCGGTCGACGCCCTGCAGCATGCTGGGCCGGTGCGAGATGAGCACGACAGTGATGCCCCGGCGCTTCAGTTCCGCGATGCACTTCAGCAGCGCAAGGTCGCCGTCATGGTCGAGATTGGCGTTCGGCTCGTCGAGCACCACGAACGCCGGGTTGTCGTAGAGCGCGCGGGCGAGCGCGATCCGCTGGCGCTGGCCGCCGGACAGCGCGCGCCCGCCCTCGCCGATACGGGTTTCGTACCCGTCGGGAAGCGACAGGATCAGTTCGTGCACACCGGCAAGCCGGGCCGCGTCCACCACCTTCTGCGGGTCGATGTCGCCCAGGCGCGCGATATTCTCCTTCACGGTCGCGTCGAACAGTTCCACGTCCTGCGGCACATAGCCGACATAGCGCCCGAGATCGCCGTGCGCCCAGCGGAACACGTCCGCGCCACCCAGTCTGACGGCGCCGGCCGCCGCGGGCCAGACGCCGACGAGCAGGCGCGCCAGCGTCGACTTGCCGGACGCGCTGGGGCCGATGACGGCCATCACCTCGCCCGGTTCCATCGCAAAGGAAATGCCGCGAAGGATCGGCTCGCGCCCGCCGGGGGCAACCGCTGCCGCGTTCTCCACCGTCACCTGACCTTCCGGCCGGGGCAGTCGCATGCGCTTGCCAGGCTCGGGGAAGGCTGCAAGCAGCTCCTTCAACCGGTCATAGGCGCCGCGCGCGCCGACGAAGCCGCGCCACGAACCGATCATCTGCTCGACCGGCGCAACCGCCCGGCCGACGATGATCGAGGCGGCGATCATCATGCCTGCCGACATCTCGTGCACCAGGACGAGGGAAGCGCCTCCCGCCAGCACGCCCACCTGCAGGACGATGCGGAGCGCCTTGGACAGGCCTTGCAGGACGGCGACCCAGTCTGCCGCCTCGGATTGCAGCGACAGCCCGCGGTACCAACGCCCGAGCCAGCGCGTCCGTGCCCTGCCCGTCATGCCCATGGCGCGCAGGGCCTCGATGTTCCGGACGGTCTGGTCGGCGAACTGTTCGGCCTCGCCCAGGTGCTGTCCCGCCTCCCTGAGGCGCGTGCGCGAGATCCATTCGGTGGCAAGCGCCATGCCGATCAGCAACACCGCGCCGGCGACGGCAATCCCGCCGAGAACCGGATGGATGAGGAAGATGACGAGGAGATATACCGGAATCCAGGGTGCGTCGAAGAACGCAGCCGGCCCCGCCCCCGTCAGGAACTGGCGGACCGTGTCCACGTCGCGCAGACCGGCCAGACGCCCTCCTGCCCCCGCGGTCAGCGCGCGAAGCGCGAGCGCATTGAACACGGGACGCCGGATGCGCTCGTCGAAGGCGTTGCCGATGCGGATCAGCATCCGCCCACGCACCCCCTCCAGCACGCCGTAGATCACCAGCAGCCCGACCGCCACCGCCGTCAGAGCCACGAGCGTCTCCCCGCTCTGGCTCGTCAGCACGCGATCGTAGACCTGCATCATGTAGACCGGCGAAACCAGCATCAGCAGGTTGATGACCATGCTGAAACCCGCGGTCGCCAGAAATGCGGATCTGAGCGCCTTGAATCCCTCGCCCGCATCTCCCGTCTTGCGCGTCATGTCGAACTCCTCAGCCCCAGGACCACGAGAGCGGCATCCCCCTGTCCGCCAGCCCTCATGGGACGACTGAGCGTAGCGTTTAGTCCCTAACCGGGAGTTAACCTTGATGAAGGGTTGCTGGACCCTTTTGGGGGCCATTCGCCATTTGCACGCGGCTTGCATCGATTGCCCCTTAGAGGCAAGGCTGTTTGCCAATGAGACAGACTCTTGAGGAAAGGATCTTCGATGCAGAAGGGTGCCGCAGAGCGCAAACCGGGAGAGACCGATGATGAGTTGCTTCACAAGGTAGGGACTGGAAACTGGCGAGCGGTTCGCCTGCTCGATTACCCAGTTGATCGTATCCTCGAGGCTGCTGGAGCCTGGAAAGCACAGGCTGCCGGAATTGTGAAGCCTTGGTTAGTCTGGTGCGCACATCCGGACTGGGCCGTTCTTCAGCAAAAGCTTGTCCTTTCGGCCGGTTGGACTCCAATCGTCGGCTTCGATCCTCGAGTAAGTCATGTTCCCATTGTCCCCGGAAGCCTTCGTATCGACTTCAACGAGCAACTCCAATTGCCTCTGATGTACCCGCATTTCCCGGTCGAACTTGCCTTCATGTGGATCGACAAGATCGCTTTCTGGCACTCCGACTTTCTGCTTGCTCATGACATGATGGAGCGCGTGGCAACCCAGTTTGAGTCCCTGCCCCAAGGCGAATGCTTCGTCACTCATCCAGGTCATCCGATCCGCACCCGGCTAAAGTGGCTGTTGAACGCAAAGGATGCGCGCTATTGGGAATTGCTCGGTTGCACCACCAAGGAAGCCAGCAAAAGTCAATGGGACAACGGGACCAGTTGGTGGATGAACTTCCAAGATCATCCAAATTGTCCGGATAAGGTCGAGTACGAACGGCGTGCAAAGTGTTACTATGATCACGGTTCAGGAATTCGCTACTGGCACCAAAAGTGCGGCGGAAGAGTGCGATTTATATATGAAACGGAAATCGCGCACGGCCACTTCACAAAGATTGGAAATCCGGATTTCAAGCGTAGCATTCCCGCTGGACAGTCAGACTCTCTTCGCCTGATGGAACAGGACATGTCCCGCAACTTTGGGCTTGTGGAAGCGGCAAAAAAGATGCGAATTGAGGATTTATTATCAAGTGACTGAGGGAAAAGCTGAAAGTGCGTCAGATTTTCCCTCAGTCAGAAAGCTAAAGCAGGATGAGACTGGTCGTATCTACTTGGTTTGCCTGAACCCCTTCGAGCGTGATCGAACCCAGCGCGCCGAAGTCGAACACGGCGTCGCCGTCGGCATTGGTGCCGAGTGCGGCCATGATGTCAGCCTTGGACGCAAGACCCGGAAGCTCGGCCACCTTGAACTCCAGCCGGTCGATGCCGGCCTCGAAGTCCACGATACGGTCGTGCCCGATCGCGCCACGGTCAAAAACGAAGGTATCCATCACCCCATTGTGCAGAACGGTACCGGCCCCGCCCTTGAGCACGTCATTTCCGCCGCCGGCCGAGATGCGGTCCGAGCCGCGACCGCCGACGATGTAATCGTCGCCCGCGCCCGTTATCAGCGTGTCGTTCCCCTCGCCGCCAAAGACGAGGTTGATGCCGTCGCCAAGAACGATCTGGTCGTCGCCGCCGCCGGCAATCACCATCCAGTTCTCGCCATCGGTCTTCGTCAGGCCGTTCGCTTCGTCGTCAAGGATCAGCACGTCGCTGTTGGAGAGGATGCTGCCGTCGGAGAGAACGGGCATGATGTTGAACGCGGAAAGATCATCAAAATTAGACACCATATCTGGTGAATGCTCAACCAGGAACCCAAACGCCTCTAGCGAATTCACATCCCCGGTCAGAGAGAAATGGAGTCCATTGGCGGCACGCGCATAGGCGACAAACCCGCCTCCAGATGCTGGATAACCCGGCATTGAGCCATCGTCGCGAAGCTGCTCAAGCCCGCCGGAGGCCTCAAATAGCTCCTGCCATGTATCGACAATTACTTTGTTGCCGTTTACATCTGTTATAATGTGATTAAGTACATAGCTGGAGCCAATTCGAGGATCGAATCCTTTGTCCTCGTTGGTAAAGCGACCAGCAATAAAGTTCGTTTGCCATTCCATTAGCGCGCCGGCATCTTCGAAACCCATTCGAAGTAATTGTGGAAGCGCAAGGGCCACAAAGTCCTGTTGAAAGTTCGTGATGTCAGTTCTTGTTGGCTCAAACCAACCTGCAAACTCAGCAGTCTGATGCCCGCTTTCCATATGGCGGACGATAAAGTCTTTCAAGACGTCTTCGACAACCTCTGTGATATACGCCCTATAAGTCGTACCTTCGGGCGAAACCCATGAGGCGTAAGCCGCTTCACGAAGGAACCATGCGTAAGAACGCACCTGCTCACCATAAAATGAGAAATCTCCATCGAGTCGCGAGGTTCTCTGGTAGGCCTGAAGCACATTCCAAGAAGTCTGCGCTTCGAGTTGATCGAGGTAATACTGATCCCCCGTCAGCAGATACGGCAGGTAACTGAGAGATGGCTGGTGTGCCACGTCCGGGGTCCAGCCGGTTTCCTTGTAGCTGATCGGTTCGATGCCGTGCCGGTCGAGCGTGGCACGGGAGTCGATCCAGACTGTCGGATGGTCGGTGTACTTCGCTGCCTCGCCGGTGGCCTTGTCGATAAAGTGCCAGGGGATGTTGCCGGCCGCTTCCGCATTAGCAATCAGCGTCTGATAGGCCCGTTCGTCCATCGAATGGAGATAGAGTGTGGCCCAGTTGGGAAGCAGCCCGATATCGTTCCGGTACCCGGTTCCAGGCATGTACTGCTGGATGTTGCCGGTCGCGTCCGTACCCCCCGAATTCGCCATCGCCGTGTCGTAGAGCTTTTGGATCTCGTTCGCGCTACCGCCCACAGCGAGGTCGTAGCTCGGGATCGCCCCGGTCTGGATCATGTAGGCGACGTCGAAGATCGTGTGGACGGGCGCGGGCTGCTTGGTCGCGAACATCTCCCGCCAGGTCGTGTGGTGATGCTGCGTCACGTCGTCGAGGAACTTCACGGTCTGCCCATTCGACGTGATCGTGGCGTCGTACTGGATCGGCACGTCGTCAGTTTCGAACAGCCAGTTGTAGTTGAACTGCACGTTCGTGCGCACCGTGCCGTCGGCCAGCATGCGCACGTCGAACGACAGCTGGAAGTCGTCGCGCACGTCCGCGCTCAGGCGCACCTCGGTCGCGAACGGGCCCGAGATCCAGGACTTGACCGTGCCGTTGGCGATTGCGTCGGAAAGCAACTGTGCCACGTCCACCGTGGCGCTGGTGCCGTCCGCGAAGTCCATGCGCACCTGCATGTCGAGACCGGAGGCGAGAATGTCGGAGGCGTCGAGCGCGGGCGGCACAACTGACGGCTGTCCCTTGGCCAGCATCACGTCCAGCGCCTGGCCCGAGGCCGAGGCCGGAAGCTCCAGCGTCAGGATCGCGTGGCGCACGGAGCCATCCGGATGCGTCGCCTTCGCGTCAACCTGCAGCGCATAGTCCTGCCCGCCGATGCGCGCGACGATGACGTCGCCGGGCTTCACGTCGCCCTGGGCGAACACATGGCCGAAGGTGACGACCTTGGAGGTTCCCTCGCCCAGTTGCCCGACCTGAAGCTTGAGGCCCACGATCTCGTCCGGGGCCTGCGCTTCCAGCACCTTCGGCGCGTAGATCACGCCTGACTGCTGACCCTCCAGCAGCGGCGCCGCCATCGCAACCTGAATGGCTTCGCCGCCCGACGTGCCACCGGTACCCGAGTCGGTGGTGCCCGAGCCGTCGGACACCACGGGCTCGGCGGTGGTATCGCCCGGTACGGGCTCCGCCACCGTGCCGCTGTCGGCGGGCAGCTGGTGCACGCTGCCCTCCAGCACCTCGACCGCGACGTCGCCGAGCGCGGCAAGCATGACCGGATCCTGGGTCAGAACCAGAGACTGGATGGCAGCGGGCACCGAGGCCCCGGAGTTCCCCTGCACTTCGGACACGATGCGCAGAACGGTCCCTTCGGCCGGGGGACCGTCGAAGACGACAGCCATGTCCGGCAGTTCCGCGAAATCGACCGCCCAGGAGCCATCGGCCTGCTGCGTTCCACCGACGACACGCGCCTGCTGCGGCAGCCCCTGGATCACGAGACGGCCCTGCAGAGCCTCGCCCGAGAGAGAAAGACCGAGCGCGATGGACTGCAGGTCCGCGGTGCTGAAGCCCACCGCGGCGCCATCGGCGACGACGCCCTGATAATCCGCCGCCTCGGCCACATCCGTATAGACAGGACCCGAATGGGCAAGAACCTGACCCGTGGCGGAGACCATTGCCGCGGAGAGCACGAGTGCCCCCGCAAACCCGGTCGACAGCCGGCCGGCGATCGTGCCAGCCGCATCAAGTCCAAGCATCCACCTGCCCTCCTGATCCTGAACACCACCCTGGATCGTGGCACCCAGCGGTACGCCCGCGATCCGGATCATCGCGCCCTCGGGGGGCGTACCGGACGGGTCGACGACGAGACTGAACGCCCCCTCGCCGGCAGTCAACTGTCCCGCATAGAGTCCGAGCGCGGGTTCGCTCACAGGCTCCTCCGGCGCGGGATCCTGCGCAACCGGCTCTTCCGTCACGGGCTCCTCGGTAACGGGGGGCTGTTCCGCCACGGGCTCCTCGGTAACGGGAGGCTCTTCGGTAACTGGCTCTTCCGCCACGGGCTCCCCGGTAACGGGGGGTTCCTCGGTAACGGGCTCCTCCGCCACGGGTTCCCCGGTAACGGGGGACTCTTCCGTCACAGGTGCAGGTTCCTGGGCGACGGGTTCCTCGGCCGGGGCAGGTTCCTGGACGACAGGCTCCTCCACTGTCGGAAGCGGCGTCTGGTCCTGCACCACGAAGCGGTCACCGTGCCGCCCGTGCGTGTCGAAGCCGTATTCGAACCCCGAGGCAAGCTGGATCCTGCCCGAGGACGTCAACGACACGCCTTCGATCTCGATCCGCCCGATCTCGAGAGTTGCACCGTCCGCACCCTCGACGCGAACGGAGAGCTGGCCGAGGCCGATCGCGGCCACCGGTACCCACGCGTCGAGGCTGAACGTCTTGCGCGGTGCATGGACGCCCGCAATGCCACTCGATGCGATCACGGCGCCGTCCAGCAGAACCTCCACGCGGTCCGCAAGGTTGGACGACGGGTTGGAGAACGTGACCGCGATCTGCGTATCGGGCGGCGTCTCCTCCACCGTGCGCGAGAGAGCCGTGTCCCCGGTCGTGGTGGACGCCTGCAGGTACGTCGTTTCGGAGAGCTGCGTCTGCGTGCCGGGAAGCGCATTCGTCTCGACGGCGCCGAAGCCCCAGCGCGTGTTGGCATGCTCGACCAGCGTATAGGCGCTGCCGGAGTCGAGGGTCACGCCCTGGTTGTCCCTGCGCACCGTATCGTCTAGCCGCGCGCGCGTGAGGTTCAGGCCACTGCCTTCCTCGCCCGAAACAACGATGCCGATGTCGGAAAAACTGGCACCGGAAACATCATACCAGCCCTTGATCGCGAATGTGCCGTCCGGAGACAGCACGTCCACCAGCGATACAGTTTCTATAAGGGTGTCACCAATATAGATATCGACGACTTGCGGATAGGTCGCGCCGAAAACCGAAAATTCGAGCGAAAGAAACTGCATTTTTAGCTCCCGAGCAGACGCCCCCGCATCTTCAGCACGTATTGAACGGCCCCTTCCCTAATGCCGCGTTAAACAAACAATTCGATGAAAGAGTATTCGATCAACGCCGATGCCTCACTTTTCATAAAACTGTCTGGATCGTGATTTATTCCTTCCGCCTGTTCATAAACGTGACGGTAACCATGCGCGGGATATGGCATGGATCGTGCTTTGGCTGGCACCGGCTTTCGGGCTGGCGTAAGCATGTGCCGGACATCCCCCGGCACCCCCCGCGGAATGGCCCTGATGGCATTCAAGCGCATGCCGTGCTTAGAGGGGCGGTTGGCAAGAGAGGTTGGTTGTGCTGAACCTGTTCGGTCACTACGTCCGGGCGAATACCGTGCTCCTCGGGATCGCGGAATTTCTGTTCCTGGGCGTGGCCTTCTACCTTCTGGCTCTTCTGCTGCTCGGCGCGGCGGCGGGCGCCGGGGAACAGCATTTCGTGCTGACGCGCGTCCTTGTCCCGACCTGCGTGCTGATGCTGACGATGTTCTCGCTCGGCCTGTACGAGCCGCGGGCACGCCATGACCTGCGCGTGTTCCTGATCCGCCTGCTCGCAAGCTGCCTGGCGGGCGGGTTCGTCCTCTTCCTTTTCTTCATCCTCGTGGGTACGGGCGCGCGCGATGCAGGACTGACCGGGTTTTCGGCGAGCGGCGTCGCCTTCGTCGTCGTTCTGGTCCTGTGGTTCGCGTTCAACGCGATAACCCGCAGCGAGGCCTTCCGCACCCGCATGATCGTTCTGGGAACGGGCGAGCGCGCGGGCGAGGTGGCGAGCCTGGCGGCCCAGCCGGGCTCGAGCCTCTCGGTCGCGAGCATGCTGTCGGCCAGCGACATCAAGGACACGGAGACGGGCGAGGCGCGCAACCTTCTCGACCTGTGCCGGCGCACCGGCGCGACGGAAATCGTCGTCGCGCTGCAGGAGCGGCGCGGCGTGCTGCCGGTCAGCGAGCTTCTCGCCTGCCGGATGCACGGGATCAATGTGACCGACTATTCCACCTTCTGCGAGCGCGAGAGCGGCAAGGTGGACCTGGACAATGTGTACCCGAGCTGGCTGGTCTTCTCCGACGGCTTCCGGAACACGCAGCGCACTTTCCTCTGGAAGCGGCTGTTCGACGGAATCGTGTCGCTTTCGATCCTGACGCTCTGCCTGCCGATCCTGATCGGCACCTACCTGGCGGTGCGGCTCGACAGCAAGGGGCCGGGCTTCTATCGCCAGCGCCGCGTCGGCCTCGATGGCAAGGTGTTCGAGGTCTACAAGTTCCGCTCCATGCGCACCGACGCCGAGAAGGCGGGCGCGCAATGGGCGAGGCAGAACGACGACCGGGTGACGCGCGTCGGCCGCTTCATCCGCCGCACGCGCATCGACGAACTGCCGCAGCTGATCAATGTGCTGTCGGGCGACATGAGCTTCGTGGGCCCGCGTCCCGAGCGCCCGGAGTTCGTGGCCGAACTGTCCCAGGAAATCCCCTATTACCAGGACCGCCACAGGGTGAAGCCGGGGATCACGGGCTGGGCGCAGATCAACTACCCCTACGGCGCCTCGGTCGAGGACACGAAGGAAAAGCTGAAGTACGACCTCTATTACATGAAGAACTGCACGCTCTTCCTCGACTTCCTGATCCTGCTGAAAACGATCCGCGTCGTCCTGTGGCCCGAAGGCGTGCGCTAGGGCGGCGGACGCACTGCGCTACCAGCAGTCGACGCGCACGACAGCCTCCGCCTGCGCCTCCGCCTGGAGGGCCGATGCGGCCGCCGCGTCTCCGCCGTCCGGATAGGACGATGGCAGGCTGACGCCCGCCCCGCGGGCGAAACGGGCCAGGTCACCCGCCGAGATGGCAAGTCCAAGATTGGTGATGGTGACGCCGGTCGCCGCATAGACGGCAGCGGAGTTTATCTTCTGCGCGATCAGCCCCACGACCCGTCCCTGCCGGTCGATCACCGGGCTGCCGCTGTGGCCGAAGCGCACGTCGGCGGAAACCGGGACGCGACCGTCCGGCGGCGACATGTCCGACGGGATGCTGCCTTCCACGATGAGCGCCTGCATGGGCCCGAT
It contains:
- a CDS encoding HlyD family type I secretion periplasmic adaptor subunit translates to MAKQTDIAAWLKTRLGRVDPARLRSLLGTTGLSGLFSGRAGEDERKAAGAKSVRKVPVDPWPTAAAGVLVVALGLGGFTAWAGTAQLAAGAIAQGMVTSATKRKTVKHLEGGIVAEIRVQEGDSVKAGDVLFTLEDTRARATMELLEAQVMAERAAEARLLAERDGADTLEIPLEVGEAAEAGNPRAQAAMASQMSLFSARNEQLGGQIDILESRIEQYEQQIEGTRAEQQAAEEQTRIIREELEGLQKLLAAGHTNRTRVLALERAVAELEGQRGSRIARISQAKVAIGEARIQMIQVREDYRRRVLEELRETQDRLVDLEQRLKSARDVYERLVIRAPIDGTVLRSAVNTVGGVVSPGEPLMDIAPAEDDLTIEARIRPTDIDIVHAGLPAQIRITAFDQRMTPPLDGTVVQVAPDIVTDQQTGVSYYVARIAVPDEELAGLQDAQLVAGMPAEIVVAAQERTALDYLLDPVRHILQRAFREM
- a CDS encoding type I secretion system permease/ATPase produces the protein MTRKTGDAGEGFKALRSAFLATAGFSMVINLLMLVSPVYMMQVYDRVLTSQSGETLVALTAVAVGLLVIYGVLEGVRGRMLIRIGNAFDERIRRPVFNALALRALTAGAGGRLAGLRDVDTVRQFLTGAGPAAFFDAPWIPVYLLVIFLIHPVLGGIAVAGAVLLIGMALATEWISRTRLREAGQHLGEAEQFADQTVRNIEALRAMGMTGRARTRWLGRWYRGLSLQSEAADWVAVLQGLSKALRIVLQVGVLAGGASLVLVHEMSAGMMIAASIIVGRAVAPVEQMIGSWRGFVGARGAYDRLKELLAAFPEPGKRMRLPRPEGQVTVENAAAVAPGGREPILRGISFAMEPGEVMAVIGPSASGKSTLARLLVGVWPAAAGAVRLGGADVFRWAHGDLGRYVGYVPQDVELFDATVKENIARLGDIDPQKVVDAARLAGVHELILSLPDGYETRIGEGGRALSGGQRQRIALARALYDNPAFVVLDEPNANLDHDGDLALLKCIAELKRRGITVVLISHRPSMLQGVDRILVLRDGMVSALGPRDEILNRTAQPLPFFKPSHQITTQPGDDQAGDEASAANDPHGGGGAPGAGGGAANQAATDDHDAAAREAPGRARRVLEHFKEAVNG
- a CDS encoding TIGR03013 family XrtA/PEP-CTERM system glycosyltransferase translates to MLNLFGHYVRANTVLLGIAEFLFLGVAFYLLALLLLGAAAGAGEQHFVLTRVLVPTCVLMLTMFSLGLYEPRARHDLRVFLIRLLASCLAGGFVLFLFFILVGTGARDAGLTGFSASGVAFVVVLVLWFAFNAITRSEAFRTRMIVLGTGERAGEVASLAAQPGSSLSVASMLSASDIKDTETGEARNLLDLCRRTGATEIVVALQERRGVLPVSELLACRMHGINVTDYSTFCERESGKVDLDNVYPSWLVFSDGFRNTQRTFLWKRLFDGIVSLSILTLCLPILIGTYLAVRLDSKGPGFYRQRRVGLDGKVFEVYKFRSMRTDAEKAGAQWARQNDDRVTRVGRFIRRTRIDELPQLINVLSGDMSFVGPRPERPEFVAELSQEIPYYQDRHRVKPGITGWAQINYPYGASVEDTKEKLKYDLYYMKNCTLFLDFLILLKTIRVVLWPEGVR